A single region of the Malaclemys terrapin pileata isolate rMalTer1 chromosome 4, rMalTer1.hap1, whole genome shotgun sequence genome encodes:
- the RPS6KL1 gene encoding ribosomal protein S6 kinase-like 1 isoform X1 codes for MSRVSRERLDSESCSRALSQARMYLEQIRSRVSPGGPDVHGAGKRDYLVDAAKQIRLALERDVSEDYEEAFNHYKNGVDVLLSGVQVDPNKERREAVKRKITQYLKRAEEIFNCHLQRTLGNGSSTATGYSSLRFRPIRTLSSAVENLRRCKVVGVIEKVQLVQDPATGGTFILKSLPKSHVETRERQTIIPHGVPFMAKLLRYYVSEDSIFLHLEHVQGGTLWSHLHSRPCLKQGSFDVPGSLIPKPNSALVGHGEEQRVGTCSGAGSQSSQSSSFCPENGTDLPTSANRHPPEIADQSSSWEQSPDHMDARPGTGCRFHTGSATNGHKGVTGGKDSSATHTLFGVTDSVFMAMAKGRSYLTNQSLAFQSCDLLTSSDGVSSVSEREASQQDTRLLAEERPSQSPAAVPKAMGGGHLVKVEPQVCQVSDAPWAQPTQFPVAPPGQRQLHPGTTLYSSSESYWCDSGGQELLRSISRAREGAGHGQHREHPTSGQHGPPTHCSFLGDGQGTWNVNEELIRLWAAEMLLALEGLHQQGVLCRDLNPRNLLLDGAGHIRLTFFGQWTEVEPQCCSQALEDLYSAPEVGGISELTEACDWWSFGSLLYELLTGMSLSQSHPSGIHPHTQLHLPERLSLPAASLLTELLQFDPKRRLGSGEGGVNKLKSHPFFSTIQWNKLVG; via the exons ATGAGCAGAGTCTCCCGTGAGCGCCTGGACTCGGAGTCCTGCTCCCGGGCACTCTCCCAGGCCCGAATGTACCTCGAACAGATTCGGAGCCGTGTCTCTCCAGGGGGCCCTGATGTGCATGGAGCTGGGAAGCGGGATTACCTGGTGGATGCAGCAAAGCAGATCCGCCTGGCACTGGAGCGGGATGTGAGCGAGGACTATGAGGAGGCTTTCAATCACTACAAGAATGGCGTGGACGTGCTGCTGAGTGGCGTGCAGG tcGACCCTAATAAGGAGCGCCGTGAGGCTGTGAAGCGGAAGATCACACAGTACCTGAAACGGGCTGAGGAGATCTTTAACTGCCACCTGCAGCGGACTCTGGGGAACGGGAGTTCCACTGCCACG GGCTACAGCAGCCTTCGCTTTCGGCCCATCAGGACACTCAGCTCGGCTGTGGAGAACCTGAGGCGCTGCAAGGTTGTGGGAGTGATTGAGAAG GTGCAGCTAGTCCAGGATCCAGCCACTGGGGGGACCTTTATACTTAAG AGCCTCCCCAAATCCCACGTGGAGACCCGTGAGCGGCAGACCATCATCCCGCACGGAGTCCCCTTCATGGCCAAGCTGCTGCGCTACTATGTGAGCGAAGACTCCATTTTCCTCCACCTGGAGCATGTGCAGG GGGGGACTCTCTGGTCCCATCTCCACTCCCGGCCTTGTTTAAAGCAAGGTTCTTTCGATGTCCCCGGTAGCCTAATCCCAAAGCCCAACTCAGCTCTGGTGGGCCATGGTGAGGAGCAGCGAGTAGGAACCTGCTCGGGGGCTGGCTCTCAGTCCAGCCAGAGCTCCAGCTTCTGCCCAGAGAATGGCACTGACCTCCCAACCTCTGCGAATCGCCACCCACCAGAAATTGCTGACCAATCGTCCTCTTGGGAGCAGTCACCTGACCACATGGATGCCAGACCAGGGACTGGTTGCAGGTTCCATACTGGATCCGCCACCAATGGCCATAAGGGAGTTACTGGGGGGAAGGATTCAAGTGCAACACACACTCTGTTTGGTGTCACTGATTCTGTCTTCATGGCAATGGCCAAGGGACGCAGCTATCTGACCAACCAGAGCTTGGCCTTCCAGTCATGTGACTTGTTAACCAGCAGTGATGGTGTCAGCAGTGTATCAGAGAGGGAAGCGTCTCAGCAGGACACACGGCTACTGGCTGAGGAAAGGCCATCCCAGTCTCCTGCTGCAGTCCCGAAGGCTATGGGAGGAGGCCACCTGGTGAAGGTGGAACCTCAAGTTTGCCAGGTGTCTGATGCTCCCTGGGCTCAGCCCACACAGTTCCCAGTGGCTCCCCCAGGACAAAGGCAGCTGCATCCTGGAACCACCCTGTACAGCTCCAGCGAGTCCTACTGGTGTGACTCTGGGGGGCAGGAGTTGTTGAGGAGCATCTCAAGGGCCCGAGAAGGAGCAGGCCATGGTCAGCACAGAGAGCATCCAACTTCAGGACAGCATGGGCCTCCAACCCATTGCTCTTTCCTAGGGGATGGCCAGGGGACCTGGAATGTGAACGAGGAGCTCATCCGGCTGTGGGCAGCCGAAATGCTCTTGGCTCTGGAGGGACTCCATCAACAGGGGGTGTTGTGCCGGGATCTCAACCCCAGAAACCTGCTGCTAGATGGTGCTG GTCACATCCGTCTCACCTTCTTTGGCCAGTGGACAGAGGTGGAGCCACaatgctgcagccaggccctagAAGATCTGTACAGCGCCCCAG AAGTGGGTGGGATTTCTGAGCTGACTGAGGCCTGTGACTGGTGGAGCTTTGGGTCCCTGCTGTATGAGTTACTGACAGGAATG TCGCTGTCCCAGAGCCACCCCTCAGGGATTCACCCTCACACCCAGCTGCACCTTCCGGAGAGgctcagcctgcctgctgcatcccTGCTCACTGAG CTGCTGCAGTTTGATCCCAAGCGACGCTTGGGCTCTGGAGAAGGCGGAGTCAACAAGCTGAAGAGCCATCCCTTCTTTAGTACCATCCAGTGGAACAAGCTGGTTGGCTAG
- the RPS6KL1 gene encoding ribosomal protein S6 kinase-like 1 isoform X3, translating into MSRVSRERLDSESCSRALSQARMYLEQIRSRVSPGGPDVHGAGKRDYLVDAAKQIRLALERDVSEDYEEAFNHYKNGVDVLLSGVQVDPNKERREAVKRKITQYLKRAEEIFNCHLQRTLGNGSSTATGYSSLRFRPIRTLSSAVENLRRCKVVGVIEKVQLVQDPATGGTFILKSLPKSHVETRERQTIIPHGVPFMAKLLRYYVSEDSIFLHLEHVQGDGQGTWNVNEELIRLWAAEMLLALEGLHQQGVLCRDLNPRNLLLDGAGHIRLTFFGQWTEVEPQCCSQALEDLYSAPEVGGISELTEACDWWSFGSLLYELLTGMSLSQSHPSGIHPHTQLHLPERLSLPAASLLTELLQFDPKRRLGSGEGGVNKLKSHPFFSTIQWNKLVG; encoded by the exons ATGAGCAGAGTCTCCCGTGAGCGCCTGGACTCGGAGTCCTGCTCCCGGGCACTCTCCCAGGCCCGAATGTACCTCGAACAGATTCGGAGCCGTGTCTCTCCAGGGGGCCCTGATGTGCATGGAGCTGGGAAGCGGGATTACCTGGTGGATGCAGCAAAGCAGATCCGCCTGGCACTGGAGCGGGATGTGAGCGAGGACTATGAGGAGGCTTTCAATCACTACAAGAATGGCGTGGACGTGCTGCTGAGTGGCGTGCAGG tcGACCCTAATAAGGAGCGCCGTGAGGCTGTGAAGCGGAAGATCACACAGTACCTGAAACGGGCTGAGGAGATCTTTAACTGCCACCTGCAGCGGACTCTGGGGAACGGGAGTTCCACTGCCACG GGCTACAGCAGCCTTCGCTTTCGGCCCATCAGGACACTCAGCTCGGCTGTGGAGAACCTGAGGCGCTGCAAGGTTGTGGGAGTGATTGAGAAG GTGCAGCTAGTCCAGGATCCAGCCACTGGGGGGACCTTTATACTTAAG AGCCTCCCCAAATCCCACGTGGAGACCCGTGAGCGGCAGACCATCATCCCGCACGGAGTCCCCTTCATGGCCAAGCTGCTGCGCTACTATGTGAGCGAAGACTCCATTTTCCTCCACCTGGAGCATGTGCAGG GGGATGGCCAGGGGACCTGGAATGTGAACGAGGAGCTCATCCGGCTGTGGGCAGCCGAAATGCTCTTGGCTCTGGAGGGACTCCATCAACAGGGGGTGTTGTGCCGGGATCTCAACCCCAGAAACCTGCTGCTAGATGGTGCTG GTCACATCCGTCTCACCTTCTTTGGCCAGTGGACAGAGGTGGAGCCACaatgctgcagccaggccctagAAGATCTGTACAGCGCCCCAG AAGTGGGTGGGATTTCTGAGCTGACTGAGGCCTGTGACTGGTGGAGCTTTGGGTCCCTGCTGTATGAGTTACTGACAGGAATG TCGCTGTCCCAGAGCCACCCCTCAGGGATTCACCCTCACACCCAGCTGCACCTTCCGGAGAGgctcagcctgcctgctgcatcccTGCTCACTGAG CTGCTGCAGTTTGATCCCAAGCGACGCTTGGGCTCTGGAGAAGGCGGAGTCAACAAGCTGAAGAGCCATCCCTTCTTTAGTACCATCCAGTGGAACAAGCTGGTTGGCTAG
- the DLST gene encoding dihydrolipoyllysine-residue succinyltransferase component of 2-oxoglutarate dehydrogenase complex, mitochondrial — MLLLSRSRGLSRALGRSLCALRQGNCNLGRRSLSGVSRSQGLAYTNSSKLVINTSSVFSVRYFRITAVCRNDVITINTPAFAESVTEGDVRWEKAVGDTVAEDEVVCEIETDKTSVQVPSPAAGVIEALLVPDGGKVEGGTPLFKLRKSGDAPAKAKPTVAPPAAAPAPEPVAAAVAPPAEPIPTTMPPVPPVSTQPIDTKPVSAVKPTAAPVAAPGVEPGASKGARSEHRVKMNRMRQRIAQRLKEAQNTCAMLTTFNEIDMSNIQEMRARHRDSFQKKHNLKLGFMSAFVKAAAFALQEQPVVNAVIDDTTKEMVYRDYVDISVAVATPRGLVVPVIRNVETMNFADIERTINELGEKARKNELAIEDMDGGTFTISNGGVFGSLFGTPIINPPQSAILGMHGIFDRPVAVGGKVEVRPMMYVALTYDHRLIDGREAVTFLRKIKAVVEDPRVMLLGL; from the exons GGGAACTGTAATCTGGGGAGACGCTCTCTGTCCG GTGTATCTCGGAGCCAGGGGCTGGCTTACACCAACAGCAGCAAGCTTGT GATAAACACCTCCAGTGTCTTCTCCGTCCGTTACTTCAGAATCACAGCAGTGTGCA ggAATGACGTGATTACAATTAACACACCGGCATTTGCAGAATCAGTCACAGAGGGAGATGTCAGGTGGGAGAAAG CTGTTGGAGACACAGTGGCAGAGGACGAAGTGGTGTGTGAGATTGAAACAGACAAG acATCAGTGCAGGTTCCATCCCCGGCAGCTGGCGTGATTGAAGCCCTTCTAGTACCTGATGGGGGGAAAGTGGAAGGAGGGACCCCTCTGTTCAAACTCAGGAAAAGTGGAG ATGCTCCCGCCAAGGCCAAACCCACAGTGGCCcctcctgcagcagcccctgcacCTGAGCCTGTGGCTGCTGCCGTTGCTCCCCCTGCAGAGCCAATCCCCACTACGATGCCTCCAGTGCCCCCTGTGTCAACACAGCCCATCGATACCAAACCTG TGTCTGCGGTGAAGCCGACTGCAGCTCCAGTGGCAGCTCCTGGTGTGGAGCCAGGAGCCAGCAAAGGTGCCAGATCAGAACATAGG GTGAAAATGAACAGGATGCGTCAGCGCATTGCTCAGCGCCTGAAAGAGGCTCAAAATACGTGTGCCATGCTGACCACCTTCAATGAGATTGATATGAG TAACATCCAGGAGATGAGAGCCCGGCACAGAGACTCCTTCCAGAAGAAGCACAACCTGAAACTGGGCTTTATGTCAGCCTTTGTGAAAGCTGCAGCCTTTGCCTTGCAGGAGCAGCCCGTTGTGAATGCGG TGATTGATGACACAACCAAAGAGATGGTATACAGGGACTATGTGGATATCAGTGTTGCGGTGGCAACTCCCAGG GGTCTCGTGGTCCCTGTCATCAGGAATGTAGAAACTATGAACTTTGCTGACATTGAGCGAACCATCAACGAGCTAGGGGAGAAG GCCCGAAAGAATGAGCTGGCCATTGAGGACATGGATGGGGGCACCTTCACAATCAGCAATGGAGGGGTCTTTGGGTCCCTCTTTGGGACGCCCATCATCAACCCTCCCCAGTCTGCCATACTGGGCATGCATGGCATCTTTGACAGGCCTGTTGCTGTTGGAGGCAAA gtcGAGGTGCGGCCCATGATGTATGTGGCGCTGACGTACGATCACCGGCTGATTGATGGCAGAGAGGCAGTGACTTTCCTGCGCAAGATCAAGGCTGTGGTGGAGGATCCCCGTGTGATGCTGCTGGGCCTCTAG
- the RPS6KL1 gene encoding ribosomal protein S6 kinase-like 1 isoform X2: MSRVSRERLDSESCSRALSQARMYLEQIRSRVSPGGPDVHGAGKRDYLVDAAKQIRLALERDVSEDYEEAFNHYKNGVDVLLSGVQVDPNKERREAVKRKITQYLKRAEEIFNCHLQRTLGNGSSTATGYSSLRFRPIRTLSSAVENLRRCKVVGVIEKSLPKSHVETRERQTIIPHGVPFMAKLLRYYVSEDSIFLHLEHVQGGTLWSHLHSRPCLKQGSFDVPGSLIPKPNSALVGHGEEQRVGTCSGAGSQSSQSSSFCPENGTDLPTSANRHPPEIADQSSSWEQSPDHMDARPGTGCRFHTGSATNGHKGVTGGKDSSATHTLFGVTDSVFMAMAKGRSYLTNQSLAFQSCDLLTSSDGVSSVSEREASQQDTRLLAEERPSQSPAAVPKAMGGGHLVKVEPQVCQVSDAPWAQPTQFPVAPPGQRQLHPGTTLYSSSESYWCDSGGQELLRSISRAREGAGHGQHREHPTSGQHGPPTHCSFLGDGQGTWNVNEELIRLWAAEMLLALEGLHQQGVLCRDLNPRNLLLDGAGHIRLTFFGQWTEVEPQCCSQALEDLYSAPEVGGISELTEACDWWSFGSLLYELLTGMSLSQSHPSGIHPHTQLHLPERLSLPAASLLTELLQFDPKRRLGSGEGGVNKLKSHPFFSTIQWNKLVG, encoded by the exons ATGAGCAGAGTCTCCCGTGAGCGCCTGGACTCGGAGTCCTGCTCCCGGGCACTCTCCCAGGCCCGAATGTACCTCGAACAGATTCGGAGCCGTGTCTCTCCAGGGGGCCCTGATGTGCATGGAGCTGGGAAGCGGGATTACCTGGTGGATGCAGCAAAGCAGATCCGCCTGGCACTGGAGCGGGATGTGAGCGAGGACTATGAGGAGGCTTTCAATCACTACAAGAATGGCGTGGACGTGCTGCTGAGTGGCGTGCAGG tcGACCCTAATAAGGAGCGCCGTGAGGCTGTGAAGCGGAAGATCACACAGTACCTGAAACGGGCTGAGGAGATCTTTAACTGCCACCTGCAGCGGACTCTGGGGAACGGGAGTTCCACTGCCACG GGCTACAGCAGCCTTCGCTTTCGGCCCATCAGGACACTCAGCTCGGCTGTGGAGAACCTGAGGCGCTGCAAGGTTGTGGGAGTGATTGAGAAG AGCCTCCCCAAATCCCACGTGGAGACCCGTGAGCGGCAGACCATCATCCCGCACGGAGTCCCCTTCATGGCCAAGCTGCTGCGCTACTATGTGAGCGAAGACTCCATTTTCCTCCACCTGGAGCATGTGCAGG GGGGGACTCTCTGGTCCCATCTCCACTCCCGGCCTTGTTTAAAGCAAGGTTCTTTCGATGTCCCCGGTAGCCTAATCCCAAAGCCCAACTCAGCTCTGGTGGGCCATGGTGAGGAGCAGCGAGTAGGAACCTGCTCGGGGGCTGGCTCTCAGTCCAGCCAGAGCTCCAGCTTCTGCCCAGAGAATGGCACTGACCTCCCAACCTCTGCGAATCGCCACCCACCAGAAATTGCTGACCAATCGTCCTCTTGGGAGCAGTCACCTGACCACATGGATGCCAGACCAGGGACTGGTTGCAGGTTCCATACTGGATCCGCCACCAATGGCCATAAGGGAGTTACTGGGGGGAAGGATTCAAGTGCAACACACACTCTGTTTGGTGTCACTGATTCTGTCTTCATGGCAATGGCCAAGGGACGCAGCTATCTGACCAACCAGAGCTTGGCCTTCCAGTCATGTGACTTGTTAACCAGCAGTGATGGTGTCAGCAGTGTATCAGAGAGGGAAGCGTCTCAGCAGGACACACGGCTACTGGCTGAGGAAAGGCCATCCCAGTCTCCTGCTGCAGTCCCGAAGGCTATGGGAGGAGGCCACCTGGTGAAGGTGGAACCTCAAGTTTGCCAGGTGTCTGATGCTCCCTGGGCTCAGCCCACACAGTTCCCAGTGGCTCCCCCAGGACAAAGGCAGCTGCATCCTGGAACCACCCTGTACAGCTCCAGCGAGTCCTACTGGTGTGACTCTGGGGGGCAGGAGTTGTTGAGGAGCATCTCAAGGGCCCGAGAAGGAGCAGGCCATGGTCAGCACAGAGAGCATCCAACTTCAGGACAGCATGGGCCTCCAACCCATTGCTCTTTCCTAGGGGATGGCCAGGGGACCTGGAATGTGAACGAGGAGCTCATCCGGCTGTGGGCAGCCGAAATGCTCTTGGCTCTGGAGGGACTCCATCAACAGGGGGTGTTGTGCCGGGATCTCAACCCCAGAAACCTGCTGCTAGATGGTGCTG GTCACATCCGTCTCACCTTCTTTGGCCAGTGGACAGAGGTGGAGCCACaatgctgcagccaggccctagAAGATCTGTACAGCGCCCCAG AAGTGGGTGGGATTTCTGAGCTGACTGAGGCCTGTGACTGGTGGAGCTTTGGGTCCCTGCTGTATGAGTTACTGACAGGAATG TCGCTGTCCCAGAGCCACCCCTCAGGGATTCACCCTCACACCCAGCTGCACCTTCCGGAGAGgctcagcctgcctgctgcatcccTGCTCACTGAG CTGCTGCAGTTTGATCCCAAGCGACGCTTGGGCTCTGGAGAAGGCGGAGTCAACAAGCTGAAGAGCCATCCCTTCTTTAGTACCATCCAGTGGAACAAGCTGGTTGGCTAG